The following nucleotide sequence is from Terriglobales bacterium.
ATCGATCCGTTCCGAAAATGGATTATCTATCCGGCCATGTTGAAAACGATTCGTGCAACCTGGGATCGGAATGTCTGACCAAACGACTCACCGCTCAGCCAGGAAGTTCTCAGCGACGAAGTCAGCCACTTGCCGGCCAAGGCGCTGACCTTGAGTTAAGTCGAAACGGAAGTGCACTCCGGCGAAGATCCGGCTCAGAGTGGCCTCCTGAGCAGCATCTGAGAACGAATCGAACGACCGTTGCACTCCCGGCATGACCTCCGACGTAACCTGAAAATTGAAGTGGTCGCGATGAAAGAAGGAAATCAGGACCGCTGCACCTGCTGCGCTGATTACAGCGTGAGCACCCGGATATGACGGGTCCGGAGTTGTATTGCCCACTTCGGGACTGGCTTAGGCGCTCTCTTTTGGAATGTACTCTGCGCGTGGAGATTTATTCCCGACTTGAATCGACGATCGCCCGCCTCGTCCCACAAATAATGTCGATTCACTATCTCAGCCATTTGCTCCCAACAAATCGAACTTCGGCGATCCTTTGCCCCGCATAGTACGCGCGTCGTCCCATGCTTAACGTTTATTAACCTGTCTCCCGGAATAGCTGCTGAGAGACTTCGGTTTATACGTTGTGAGCTCGGAGTCTCTGAATTCATGTTTCGTTCCTATGCAAGTCCATATGCTTCGCGCGAGCTGCTCGGAGCTATCCATCAACTCAATCTTGAATAAGAAAGAGAAGTGAAAGAATGAAGGAATTCAAAGCGACACCCACACTGCAATCGAATCGCCGTTCATTTCTTAAGAATGGAGTGCTGGCCGCCGGCGTAGCCGCAGCCGGCGCCGGACTATTAACAAACGCGTCTGCCCGCGATCGCGATGAAAGGGAGCGCAGTCTCTCGAAGGGAGATGCTGCGATATTGCAGCTTCTTCTTGCCGCGGAAATTATTGAGACAGACTTGTGGCAGCAATACAACGAACTTGGAGGAGTTGCCGCCAGCAACAGCTACGTGGCTGCTCTCCAGAACCTCGATGGCGACATGCCTCAATACATCTCCGACAACACAGACGACGAGATGAGCCATGTGGCCTTCCTGCACGCCTATTTGAAATCCAAGGGCCATCAGCCGGTCGACCTCAGTCATTTTTTTAACTTGCAACCATCTTCGGTGCCTGGGGTTCCGCAAACGGGACGACTTACAAATCTAAAGCAGCTCAGTGTAGATACCAGTTGGTGGACTCGCTATCGCAGCAAGGAGAATCCCGATCTGGGTGCAACATTTCCTCAAGCAGTACCGAGCTTGAACCAGGGACAGCATCCAGCAATTCCTGTCTCGGCTGCGGACCTCAACGACAGTAACCACATTCAGGCAATCGCTAACACGGCCGGGTTTCATTTTGGATTTATCGAACAAGCCGGCACCAGCCTCTATGCGACTCTTAGCCAGCGAGTGTCCAGTCCGGAGGTCTTGAGAATCACGATCAGCATTGGCGGATCGGAAATCATGCATTTTCAGGTCTGGCACGACAAGGCAGGGAATGCGGTTGCGCTAACGGATAACCAGCCGGGTGGAACGTTGACGTTCGTGAATCTCGCTGACAATCAACCGGAATCGCTGCAAGCCAACTTGATCATGCCTGAGCCTTGTGACTTCATTAAAGGGCTGCCAGAATGCGCGATCATTCGTCCAACGGGTGCAGGACAAATCGACGCGGCCGGTGCCATCAACGGTTTCATTGCTGACGGCCTTTTCATCGGACAGCCAAAACAGTTTCTTGAGTTGCTGCTTGACCTGGCGAACGAAGCGGATCAGGCGCAACGAGAATTCTAACTGGGTTAGTCATGCCCGAATCCGCGGTTTTTGGGAGTCATGACTGAGAAAGCCCGCACTGTGCGGGCTTTTTCTATTGCTAAGACGGAAGTTTGTAGGCCTCATGGCCGGCGTTGGCTCAATTTTCCTTGAGATAAACCGGCCTTTTCAACGGGTCCGAAGTTTTAATTCCCGTGCTCGTCTTTATCATCCTGCGAATTATCCGGAACACTCACAAAGCCAGAGCGAAGAAGCCGACGGGCGCGCTGATCTGCGCGTCGATTTACGCGTTATCGTCGTCCGACAATGTGATTGCGTCGGTGGTGGCC
It contains:
- a CDS encoding ferritin-like domain-containing protein, whose amino-acid sequence is MKEFKATPTLQSNRRSFLKNGVLAAGVAAAGAGLLTNASARDRDERERSLSKGDAAILQLLLAAEIIETDLWQQYNELGGVAASNSYVAALQNLDGDMPQYISDNTDDEMSHVAFLHAYLKSKGHQPVDLSHFFNLQPSSVPGVPQTGRLTNLKQLSVDTSWWTRYRSKENPDLGATFPQAVPSLNQGQHPAIPVSAADLNDSNHIQAIANTAGFHFGFIEQAGTSLYATLSQRVSSPEVLRITISIGGSEIMHFQVWHDKAGNAVALTDNQPGGTLTFVNLADNQPESLQANLIMPEPCDFIKGLPECAIIRPTGAGQIDAAGAINGFIADGLFIGQPKQFLELLLDLANEADQAQREF